From a single Planococcus shenhongbingii genomic region:
- a CDS encoding peptidyl-prolyl cis-trans isomerase, protein MEFIVPFKGKVKFKIVLDPTVWIFDDRRIDLDTYFSEDRIVVDETEEYKRGMGEHWSREIMEGATVPQTLKTEKRYNRKEKNEMITGTFGILFAPFLKNAEPDEDAATVIFETAHGEFAFPINEAKELIFKFSEKGKPLKENGPVHILHNDGSNQENPITDVFAIRVE, encoded by the coding sequence ATGGAATTTATTGTACCATTTAAAGGCAAAGTAAAATTTAAAATTGTTTTAGATCCAACTGTTTGGATTTTTGATGACCGCAGAATAGATTTAGATACTTACTTTTCGGAAGACCGTATAGTCGTTGACGAAACAGAAGAATATAAACGCGGCATGGGTGAACATTGGTCACGGGAAATCATGGAAGGCGCCACCGTTCCCCAAACTCTAAAAACAGAAAAAAGGTACAATCGGAAAGAAAAAAATGAAATGATTACCGGTACTTTCGGAATCCTATTTGCACCTTTCCTTAAAAATGCAGAACCCGATGAAGATGCGGCGACAGTCATATTTGAAACTGCTCACGGTGAATTCGCGTTTCCAATTAACGAAGCAAAAGAACTGATTTTTAAATTCAGTGAAAAAGGAAAACCGCTAAAAGAAAACGGTCCAGTCCATATTTTACATAATGATGGATCTAATCAGGAAAATCCAATTACTGATGTTTTTGCCATCCGAGTCGAATAG
- a CDS encoding YlaI family protein, producing MRVQCVICDTIEELVDDTLEAKRLRNRPIHTHLCKACHDRITERTKERLATGSFRFYRSSRRIEDDF from the coding sequence ATGCGCGTACAATGTGTTATCTGCGACACCATCGAAGAACTGGTTGACGATACACTCGAAGCAAAAAGATTGCGGAACCGGCCGATTCATACCCATCTGTGCAAAGCTTGCCACGATCGAATTACGGAACGTACGAAAGAAAGGCTCGCAACTGGGTCTTTCCGTTTTTATAGAAGCTCCCGCAGAATTGAGGACGACTTCTGA
- a CDS encoding YlaH-like family protein, giving the protein MYPVARVLYENLPNYTIAGYALFAVIFLLSAFVYKLGFAKKLSFGKNAVIGLFLLAGGLGLTFLAFFLPVVEGLVIAALILILYKIRLWREKRENAASH; this is encoded by the coding sequence ATGTATCCCGTAGCTCGAGTCTTATATGAAAATCTGCCGAACTATACAATAGCGGGATACGCGCTCTTTGCCGTCATCTTCCTATTATCGGCATTTGTCTATAAATTGGGTTTTGCAAAAAAACTATCATTTGGAAAAAATGCGGTTATCGGATTATTCCTTCTTGCCGGTGGCCTGGGGCTAACATTTTTAGCTTTCTTCCTGCCGGTGGTAGAAGGTTTGGTTATTGCCGCACTTATCCTGATACTGTATAAAATCCGCTTATGGCGCGAAAAACGCGAAAACGCTGCATCTCATTGA
- the typA gene encoding translational GTPase TypA: MTNLRNDLRNIAIIAHVDHGKTTLVDQLLQQSGTFRSNEHVDERAMDSGDIERERGITILAKNTAIQYKDAKINILDTPGHADFGGEVERIMKMVDGVLLVVDAYEGCMPQTRFVLKKALEQNLKPIVVVNKIDRDFARPEEVVDEVIELFIELEANDDQLEFPVIFASGMNGTASLSSDPADQEENMQVVYDAILEHVPAPIDNRDEPLQFQVALLDYSDYVGRIGIGRVFRGTIEVGQSVALMKLEGSVKNFRVTKIHGFMGLKRVEIEKAEAGDLIAISGMEDINVGETVCPADHQEALPVLRIDEPTLQMTFLVNNSPFAGKEGKWITSRKIQERLDAQLQTDVSLRVENTDSPDAWVVSGRGELHLSILIENMRREGFELQVSKPEVIVRMVDGVRCEPVERVQVDVPEEYTGSIIESLGERKGEMLDMVNNGSGQVRLVFNVPARGLIGYTTEFLTQTRGYGIINHTFDSYQPVASGRVGGRRQGVLVSMERGKVSTYGLMGIEDRGTAFVEVGAEIYEGMIVGEHNRDSDLTVNIVKIKAATNIRSANKDQTTTMKKARLMSLEEALEYLNDDEYCEITPQTIRLRKKILDKNERERMAKKKKVAIEE, encoded by the coding sequence ATGACTAACTTACGAAACGATTTAAGAAACATTGCGATTATTGCCCACGTTGACCATGGTAAAACAACCTTAGTGGATCAGCTTCTTCAGCAATCCGGAACTTTCCGTTCAAACGAGCACGTTGATGAACGTGCAATGGACTCTGGTGATATCGAAAGAGAACGCGGAATTACAATTCTTGCTAAAAACACTGCGATTCAATATAAAGACGCTAAAATCAACATTTTGGATACTCCTGGACACGCCGATTTTGGTGGAGAAGTTGAACGTATCATGAAAATGGTAGATGGTGTTTTGCTTGTAGTAGATGCTTACGAAGGCTGTATGCCACAAACGCGTTTTGTATTGAAAAAAGCATTGGAACAAAACTTGAAACCAATCGTTGTTGTAAACAAAATTGACCGCGATTTCGCTCGTCCGGAAGAAGTGGTTGACGAAGTCATCGAATTGTTCATTGAACTGGAAGCAAATGACGATCAACTTGAATTCCCAGTTATTTTCGCATCAGGCATGAACGGTACTGCGAGTCTTTCATCTGATCCTGCAGATCAAGAAGAAAACATGCAGGTTGTTTATGATGCAATCTTGGAACACGTACCAGCACCAATCGATAACAGAGATGAGCCACTTCAATTCCAGGTAGCGCTTCTTGACTACAGCGACTATGTAGGTCGTATCGGGATTGGCCGGGTATTCCGCGGCACAATCGAAGTTGGACAATCTGTTGCGTTAATGAAGCTTGAAGGTTCCGTTAAAAACTTCCGCGTGACAAAGATCCATGGTTTCATGGGGCTTAAACGCGTAGAAATCGAAAAAGCTGAAGCTGGCGATTTGATTGCCATCTCTGGTATGGAAGACATCAACGTTGGGGAGACGGTTTGTCCGGCTGACCATCAAGAAGCATTGCCGGTTCTTCGCATTGACGAACCGACATTGCAAATGACTTTCTTAGTAAACAATAGCCCGTTTGCCGGCAAAGAAGGCAAATGGATCACTTCCAGAAAAATTCAGGAACGTTTGGATGCACAATTGCAGACGGACGTATCCCTGCGTGTAGAAAACACGGATTCACCGGATGCGTGGGTTGTTTCCGGACGCGGAGAATTGCATTTGTCGATCTTGATCGAGAACATGCGCCGTGAAGGATTCGAACTTCAAGTATCCAAACCTGAAGTTATCGTCCGTATGGTTGACGGCGTTCGCTGCGAACCGGTTGAACGCGTGCAAGTTGATGTTCCTGAAGAATATACAGGCTCAATCATCGAATCTTTAGGTGAACGCAAAGGCGAAATGCTGGATATGGTCAACAACGGAAGCGGGCAAGTCCGCCTCGTGTTTAACGTACCGGCTCGTGGCTTGATTGGTTACACCACTGAATTCTTGACACAAACCCGTGGTTACGGAATTATCAACCACACATTTGACAGCTACCAGCCAGTAGCTTCAGGTCGCGTAGGCGGACGCCGTCAAGGTGTATTGGTTTCCATGGAGCGCGGAAAAGTTTCAACTTACGGCCTAATGGGCATCGAAGACCGCGGAACTGCTTTTGTTGAAGTAGGCGCTGAAATCTACGAAGGCATGATTGTTGGCGAGCATAACCGCGACAGCGATTTGACTGTAAACATCGTAAAAATCAAAGCTGCAACAAACATCCGTTCAGCAAACAAAGACCAAACGACGACAATGAAAAAAGCCCGTTTAATGAGTCTTGAAGAAGCGCTTGAATACTTGAACGACGATGAGTATTGCGAAATTACTCCGCAGACCATCCGTTTGCGCAAGAAAATTCTTGATAAAAACGAACGCGAACGCATGGCTAAGAAAAAGAAAGTTGCAATTGAAGAATAA
- a CDS encoding YlaF family protein — translation MKNIKWIFVFYSLAALLSMAGIGIAVGLRSIPGILLAILLLCLIMGMGFKKKKEMREAGLL, via the coding sequence TTGAAAAACATAAAATGGATTTTCGTATTTTATTCACTGGCGGCACTTTTATCAATGGCTGGCATTGGAATCGCAGTTGGCTTGCGCAGTATCCCAGGCATTCTTCTCGCCATTTTGCTTCTTTGCCTGATCATGGGAATGGGCTTTAAAAAGAAAAAAGAAATGCGGGAAGCCGGTTTACTTTAA
- a CDS encoding inositol monophosphatase family protein has product MELHAMDRYIKSLIKEAGHKIRNSFISDITIETKSDANDLVTNIDKEIEQFFIERIRRDYPGHRIFGEEGFGDAIDDLSGVIWMLDPIDGTMNFVHQKRNFAISLGVYEDGKGKLGYIYDVVNDDLYHAVEGGGAYYNDEKLKSLAATSIEESIVAINASWLAPNKYIDHEAAIGLVRAVRGTRSYGSAALELAFLASGRIDAYVSMRLSPWDIAGGAVIAGEVGAVTTTFTGEPANLLKQDTFIAANPSIHNRMLSDYIRLK; this is encoded by the coding sequence ATGGAGCTGCATGCAATGGACCGGTACATAAAGTCATTGATCAAAGAAGCAGGGCACAAAATCCGGAATTCTTTTATCAGCGATATTACAATTGAGACAAAATCCGATGCAAATGATTTAGTTACAAATATTGACAAAGAAATTGAACAATTTTTCATTGAACGGATAAGACGGGATTATCCTGGCCACCGCATTTTCGGCGAGGAAGGCTTTGGAGATGCAATCGATGATTTGTCAGGTGTTATTTGGATGCTTGATCCGATTGACGGCACGATGAATTTCGTTCATCAAAAACGAAACTTTGCGATTTCCCTTGGAGTTTATGAAGATGGAAAAGGGAAGCTTGGATACATATATGATGTCGTAAATGATGATTTATACCATGCGGTCGAAGGCGGAGGGGCATATTATAATGATGAAAAGCTGAAATCACTGGCTGCAACTTCAATTGAGGAATCAATCGTCGCAATCAATGCTTCTTGGCTGGCACCAAATAAATATATCGACCATGAAGCGGCAATCGGTTTAGTACGGGCTGTCCGTGGAACACGTTCATATGGTTCTGCAGCACTTGAGCTGGCATTTTTAGCGAGCGGGCGCATAGATGCATACGTATCGATGAGGCTTTCTCCTTGGGATATTGCCGGAGGCGCTGTCATAGCAGGCGAAGTGGGTGCGGTAACAACGACTTTTACAGGAGAACCAGCAAACTTGCTTAAACAAGATACTTTTATCGCGGCTAATCCTTCGATACACAATCGTATGCTATCTGACTATATTCGGTTAAAATAA